From the genome of Papaver somniferum cultivar HN1 chromosome 2, ASM357369v1, whole genome shotgun sequence, one region includes:
- the LOC113350597 gene encoding uncharacterized protein LOC113350597, translating to MHWVWTGCPTYWVGQYKGHYAKPTIILEDAASYDCWIWHAFFGLPVSQNDINILHKSPLFEDLKYGISPLVNFSINGNQYTHGYYLSDGIYPKWSTLVQCYRQPPAGEMGRSYSYFNGKQMNLRKDVERAFGIQKRKFEIICGPYHGLSAREMYKTMLTCIIMHNMVIQETRRNKNWTNHQDEDLRSEIIPARGLPARNYAQMTSHIENKTLYNRLKEDFRANLWAEFGRDGGRIE from the coding sequence atgcattgggtatggaccGGATGCCCTACCTATTGGGTCGGTCAGTATAAGGGTCATTACGCAAAACCAACGATTATCCTTGAGGatgctgcttcttatgattgttggatatggcacgctttttttggtctCCCGGTATCTCAAAACGATATAAATATTTTACACAAATCGCCtttgtttgaagatttaaagTATGGAATTTCTCCTCTGGTAAATTTTAGTATCAACGGGAATCAGTACACTCATGGCTATTATCTTTCAGAtggaatttatccaaaatggtcaactttagttcaatgtTACCGTCAGCCACCTGCCGGTGAAATGGGTCGTTCATACTCATATTTCAATGGTAAACAAATGAATCTGAGAAAGGATGTAGAACGGGCTTTTGGAATTCAGAAGCGGAAGTTCGAAATAATTTGTGGGCCTTATCATGGTCTTAGTGCTCGTGAAATGTATAAGACTATGCTGACTTGcatcattatgcataacatggttATCCAGGAGACTCGTCGTAATAAGAATTGGACTAaccatcaagatgaagacttaagGTCTGAGATTATACCAGCAAGAGGATTACCTGCAAGGAACTATGCGCAAATGACCAGTCATATTGAGAACAAAACTCTGTATAACAGGTTAAAGGAAGATTTCAGAGCGAATCTGTGGGCTGAGTTTGGAAGAGATGGAGGACGAATTGAGTAG